The proteins below are encoded in one region of Balaenoptera ricei isolate mBalRic1 chromosome 6, mBalRic1.hap2, whole genome shotgun sequence:
- the ZDHHC12 gene encoding LOW QUALITY PROTEIN: palmitoyltransferase ZDHHC12 (The sequence of the model RefSeq protein was modified relative to this genomic sequence to represent the inferred CDS: deleted 2 bases in 1 codon): protein MAPWALLRPGVLVRTGHTVLTWGITLVLFLHDTDTLSVPGPTRCPRSDDRLEPPSPLILGPARPFPGIDSQDSEDQLDEGLASRPALWPLAAQVQAPQPQPHSPPLASPALRQWEEQGELLLPLTFLLLVLGSLLLYLAVSLMDPGYVNVLLQPQEEAKEEQTAMVPQAIPLRRCRYCMVLQPLRARHCRECRRCVRRYDHHCPWMENCVGERNHPLFVAYLALQLVVLLWGLYMAWSGLRFFRPWGLWLRSSGLLFATFLLLSLFSLVASLLLASHLYLVASNTTTWEFISSHRIAYLRQRPGNPFDRGLTRNLAHFFCGWPSGSWETLWAEEEEGSSQDV from the exons ATGGCGCCCTGGGCGCTCCTCAGGCCTGGGGTCCTGGTGCGGACCGGGCACACCGTGCTGACCTGGGGGATCACGCTGGTGCTCTTCCTGCATGATACCG ATACCCTGTCTGTCCCAGGACCCACCCGGTGCCCA AGATCCGACGACCGACTCGAGCCCCCATCTCCCCTGATCCTGGGACCCGCCCGACCCTTCCCAGGAATTGACTCCCAAGATTCCGAGGATCAACTAGATGAAGGACTGGCATCCCGCCCAGCCCTGTGGCCACTAGCTGCCCAAGTCCAGGCTCCCCAGCCTCAG CCTCACTCTCCCCCTCTGGCCTCTCCAGCACTGCGGCAGTGGGAAGAGCAGGGGGAGCTGctcctgcccctcaccttcctgctcttGGTACTGGGCTCCCTGCTGCTTTACCTGGCTGTGTCACTCATGGACCCGGGATACGTGAATGTCCTGCTCCAGCCCCAG GAGGAGGCCAAGGAAGAGCAGACAGCCATGGTTCCTCAGGCCATCCCCCTTCGGCGCTGCAGATACtgcatggtgctg CAACCCCTGCGGGCCCGTCACTGCCGTGAGTGCCGTCGTTGTGTCCGCCGATATGACCACCACTGCCCCTGGATGGAGAACTGCGTGGGGGAGCGCAATCACCCACTCTTCGTGGCCTACCTGGCGCTGCAGCTGGTGGTGCTTCTGTGGGGCCTGTACATGGCATG GTCTGGCCTCCGCTTCTTCCGGCCTTGGGGGCTCTGGCTGCGGTCCAGTGGGCTCCTGTTTGCCACCTTCCTGCTGCTGTCGCTCTTCTCCCTAGTGGCCAGCCTGCTCTTGGCCTCGCACCTCTACCTGGTGGCCAGCAACACCACCACCTGGGAGTTCATCTCCTCACACCGCATCGCCTACCTCCGCCAGCGCCCCGGCAACCCCTTCGACCGCGGCCTGACCCGCAACCTGGCCCACTTCTTCTGTGGATGGCCCTCGGGGTCCTGGGAGACCCTCtgggctgaggaggaggaaggcagtAGCCAGGATGTTTAG